Within Amycolatopsis sp. cg5, the genomic segment GCGTTCTCCCGGGCGACCGGGGTTTCGCTGACCAGGTATCGCAATCGCGTACGTGTCAGCCGTGCGCTCGACCGGCTCGCGGCTGGGGACACCGCGCTCGCGCAGCTGGCGGCCGAACTCGGGTTCGCCGATCAAGCCCATCTCACGCGCACGATGCGCGAGCACAGCGGCCATTCGCCCATGGCCGTGCGCAGGCTGCTTACGACCAACGGCGGCTACCGGTGACCGGCGAACTCAGTAGGTTCGGGTGAGCGAAATGCCGGTATCCGGGAGGGGTCTTCGTGGGACACAGGTTCAGTGGAACGTTGCGAGCCGCCGTGGCGGTGTCGCTGCTCGGAGCGGGATTGGCGGTGCCGTCGGTGGCCGCCGCCGCGCCCGACGAGCAGGCGGTGAGCCTCACCAGTGAACCCGCGGTCGCCGAGGCGCCCGGCACGCTCGTGACACCGTTCGTCGTGGTGACCGGCGCGAACCGGCTGCGGACGTGGTGGGCCGAACGCGCCGTAAGGCAGGCCGGTGGCACCGTCGTGTCGTCGTACCCGCAGGTCGGCGTCGTCGTTGCGTACTCCGCGAAGGACGATTTCGCGGCGAAGGTGCGGCACGTGCCCGGTATCGACGCCGTCGGCGCGACGCGCACGGCGAAGATCCCGGTCGAGTTCTTCCGCCCGCGTACGGACGTGAAATACACGGGCCCTGGTTCGACGGCGGTCCCGCCCGCCGAGGGCACCGCGTGGGACGCGCCCGCGCTCGGGCTCGACAAAGCGCACGAGGTCACCCAAGGCAGCCGAAAGGTCGTCGTCGGGGTGCTCGACACGGGCGTGGACGACACCCACCCGGATCTTTCGGGCGCTTTCGACCGTCGTAACTCGATCTCGTGCTTGTCCGGCTGGGCCGACCGCAGCGTCAACGCCTGGCGGCCGACGCTGGACGGTCACGGCACACACGTCTCCGGCACCATCGCGGCCGCGCGGGACGGCGCGGGCGTCGTCGGTATCGCGCCGGGAGTCCGCCTCGCCGCGGTGAAACTCGCCGAGACCGACGACCACGAGGCGCCCGAAGCCGTCGTCTGTGGTTTCGTCTGGGCCGCCGAACACGGCTTCAGCGTCGCGAGCAACAGCTACCGCACGCTGCCCTGGTACTACGCCTGCGACAACCAGATCGACCAGGCCGCGATCAAGCTCGCGGTGGGTCGTGCGGTCGCCTACGCGCAGCGAAAAGACGTCCTCGTCGTCGCTTCCGGCGGCAACGCGGGCATCAACCTCGACAAGCGGACCGTCGACACCGAAAGCCCGGTCGACAGCACCCCGGTCAGCCGCCCGATCGACCCGAGCTGCATCCGCCTCCCGCACGAGCTGCCGGGCGTCGTCGGCACCGGCGCGCTCGACGAGAAGCTCGCGAAGGCCAGTTTCTCCAACTACTCGGCCACCAAGATCGCGGTGTCCGCGCCGGGCGTGCGCGTCTGGTCGACCTGGCCGGGAGGGCAGTACCGGACCGCGAGTGGCACGTCGATGGCCGCGCCGCACGCGGCGGGTGTCGCCGCGCTGATCGCGAGCACGCATCCGTGGTGGAGCGCCGACCGCGTCAAACGCGCGCTGCTCTCCGGCGCGACGCCGATGCCGTGCCCGGCACTGTACGACCCGAACGGCGACGGCAAGCCCGACGCCGTGTGCGAACCGGCGCGTACCGGCAACACGTTCTACGGCGCCGGGGTCGTCAACGCGGTCACGGCGGTGGGCGCGAGACCATGACGACGACGGCCACGATGCCTCTCGACCACCTGGTCTACGCGGGCCCGGATCTGGCGGACGCGGTCATCCGCCTCACCGAGCTGACCGGCGTCGCCCCGGTGCCCGGCGGCAGCCATGTCGGACTCGGCACGGCGAACTACCTGGTCGCGCTCGGCGGCCGCGCGTATCTCGAGATCATCGGCCCTGACCCGGCGCAGCCGGAGCCCGAGCACCCGCGCCCGTTCGGCATTGACGCGCTCACCGCGCCGAAGCTGGTGGCCTGGTCGGTCCGGACACCCGCGATCGACCAGGTCATCGCCACCGCACGGGCACGGGGTTTCGACCCGGGCGAGGCGCGCGCGATGTCGCGCCGCGCCGCGGACGGCGAGTTGCTGTCGTGGCGGCTCACCTGGTCCGGCAAGGGCGGCGGGCTGGTCCCGTTCCTGATCGATTGGGGCGGGACGCCGCATCCGACCAGCCGCCCGCTGCCGGAGATCCCGTTGCTCGCCTTCACCGGCGTCCATCCGCAGCCCGCACGCGTGCATCGCGCTTTGCAGGCGCTGGGCCTCGAACTGCTCGTCCGGCCCCATCACGAACCGGGACTGGTCGCGGTAATGGAGAGCGCCACCGGCGCCCCGATCGTGCTCACCTGAGCCCGGAAAACGCGACGACGCCGTTCCCCGTGGCCCGCTCGGCCAGGATCACGACCGCGGGGAACGCACACAAAACCGGCCCGGTTTTGTCGTACCCCGGCCGTACCGTGGATTTCGGGGGATCTTCGGGAAGGCGTGAATGTTCCCTTCATGCCTTCCCGAAGACCGTGAGCGTCAGTTTTCGCCTTCGCGCCAAGCGTTCGTGATCGGCAGCCGTCGGTCACGGCCGAATGCCTTGAACGTGATCTTGGTGCCCGGCGGGTACTGGCGGCGCTTGTATTCGGCCCGGTCGACCATCCGCACCACCCGGTCGATCGTCTCGGGATCGAACCCGGCCGCGATCAGGTCCGCGTACCCGCGGTCGCCCTCGACATAGTCGTCGAGGATGTCGTCGAGCAACGCGTAGTCGGGCAGCGAGTCGGTGTCGACCTGGCCAGGCCGCAGCTCGGCCGACGGCGGCTTGGTGATCGAGTTCTCCGGGATCGGCGGCGTTTCGCCGTGCTTCTCGGCCTCCGCGTTGCGCCAGCGCGCGAGTTGCCACACGTGCGTCTTGAACACGTCCTTGATCGGCGCGAACCCGCCGACCGCGTCGCCGTAGATCGTCGAGTAGCCGACCGCGAGCTCGGTCTTGTTCCCGGTCGCCAGCACCAGATGACCGTCCGAATTGGACAACGCCATCAGCAGCATCCCGCGCGTACGCGCCTGGATGTTCTCCTCGGCCAGCCCGGTCAGCCCCAGCTGCGAGACGTACGCGTCGACCATGTCCGCGACGGACTCCTCGCGGAAGTGCGCGCCGATCCGCCGCGCGAGGTCGGAGGCGTCCGACTTCGAGTGCTCCGACGAGTACTTCGAAGGCATCGAAACGCCGTACACGTTGTCGCCGCCCAGCGCGTCCGCGGCCAGCGCGGCCACCACGGCCGAGTCGATCCCGCCGGAGAACCCGAAGATCACCGACTGGAACCCGTTCTTGTGCACGTAGTCGCGCAGACCCACGACCAGCGCCGACCACACCTCGGCCTCATCCGAGAGCGGCTCGCTGATGACAGGCTCTTTCGAAGCTTCATAAGCCGGAATCGGCTCTTCGCTCAACACCTTGCGCCGCACGTGCAGCCCGGCGAGGTCACCGTCGCCCGCGTGCCCGCCCGCGGTCAGGTCCATGTCGAGCACGAGCAGGTGCTCGACGAACTGCGGCGCCCGCGCCAGCAGCGTCCCGTCCGCGCCGACCACGAGCGAGTCGCCGTCGAACACGAGATCGTCCTGCCCGCCCACCTGGTTCGTGTACACCAGCGGCGCACCCGCCTCGGCGGCCCGCCGCGCGATCAGCGGCAACCGGATGTCGTCCTTCGCGCGTTCGTACGGCGACGCGTTCGGCGCGACCACCAGGTCGACACCCGCCTTGCCCAGCGCCGACACCGGCCCGCCGTCCTGCCAGATGTCCTCGCAGATGACCATGCCGATGTCGAGCCCGTGATACCGCACGACATCCAGCGTCTCGCCCGGCTTGAAATACCGGTGCTCGTCGAACACGCCGTAGTTCGGCAGGTGGTGCTTGAACTGCCGCGCGACCACCTCGCCGCGATACAACGCGGCCGCGGCATCGCGCACGCCTGCCTCGTCGAGGTCCAAATAGCCGACGTACGTCAGCACTTCGCCGCATCCGGCGTCGTCCAGACGCACGGCGAGCGCCTCGAGTGCGCTTTTGGACGCTTCCGCGAAAGTCTTGCGCAGAGACAGATCTTCGACCGGGTAGCCGGTCAGTGACATCTCTGGGAAGACCACCAGATGCGCGCCGGCTTCCGCGGCTTTGCGAGTCCACTCGACGGTGAGTTCTGCGTTGCCGGTGATGTCCCCGACAGTGGTGTTGACCTGGGCCAAGGCGATGCGCAGCTGCGACATGCGCACATTCTCGCTCAACCGCGGGCGTCCGCACGACCGGACGTGCCCAACCTCTCCGCCTTAACAATAAACAGGGGCGCCCGCTCGGCGGACGCCCCTGCTTCAGACCGAAAACCCTACTTGCGCTTGATCAGCGAGCGCACCTTCTTGAGCGTCTGCTCGAAGTCGGAGTCGAACGGGTTGTCGTGCACCAGGTAGGTCCACGTCGTGTTCGCGCGCCGCACGCCCGCGTCGGCCAGATCGATGCCGTCGTCGGTGATCTCGGCCTCCACCAGCGTCTTCGCCGCGCGGGCCGCCGCCTCCGGGATGATCTTGTGGAACTCCGGGATCGCCGCGCGGTGGAACTCGTCGAGCGGCGTCTCCCGCGCCAGCGCACGCAGGTGGATGCTCTCGCGCACGTCGGTCAGGTACGCGAGATGGTCCGACCACAGCTGGTCGATGTGGTAGAGCAGCACCTCGCGGCAGATCTGCTCGACCTTGGCGGAATCGTCGACCTTCTCCGCGAGCTCCTTGTACTTCTCCGGCTCGTCGGTCTCCAGCCCCTCGGCCGCCAGCGCCGTCCGCAGCACCTCGTCGCGGTGCTTGAGCAGATCGCCGCGCTGCCGCTCGATCAGCCGCGTGTAGCGCCAGGTGTTCCGGTGGATCTCCAGGTCGACACCCTCGGCGACACGCTGCGCGTGGTCGATCTGCCGGTGTGCCGCGTCCGCGGTGATCTCGCCGTTCTCGTCGGTGTTGATGCCTTCGGGGATGTCCGGCGCGTTCGACAGCACGAGTTCGTCGTTCAGGCTCGCGAAGAACACCGCGCTGCCCGGGTCGCCCTGGCGTCCCGACCGGCCGCGCAGCTGCCCGTCGAGCCTGCTCGACGGGTACCGCGCCGTGCCGATCACGTGCAGCCCGCCCAGCTCGGCGACCTCCTCGCGCCCGGCGCCGTCCTTGCCGCCCAGCCGGATGTCGGTACCGCGGCCGGCCATCTGGGTCGACACGGTCACGGCGCCCTTCTTGCCCGCGTCCGCGATGATCGACGCCTCCTCGGCGTCGTTGCGCGCGTTGAGGACGACGCATTCGAGGTCGACCTTGGCCAGCTTCTCGGCCAGCTCCTCGGACTCCGCGACGTCCTGCGTGCCGACCAGGATCGGGCGGCCCGTCTCGTGCACCTTGCGGATCTCCTCCTCGATCGCGCGCAGCTTCTGCGACGGCGAGGCGAAGATCCGGTCGGCCTGGTCCTCACGGACGTTCTCGGTGTTCGGCGGGATGACCGCCACTTCCAGCTTGTAGAACTCGCGCAGCTGCTCGGCGACCGCGACCGCGGTACCGGTCATGCCCGCGACGTCGGGGTAGCGCGCGAGCAGCGCCTGCACGGTGATCGAGTCGAGGATCTCGCCCCGGTCGGTCGCCGCGACCTGCTCCTTCGCCTCGACGGCCGCCTGCAGGCCGTCCGGCCAGCGCTGCAGCTCGGCGACGCGGCCGCGCGCGGCGTTGATCAGCTGGACCTTGCCGTCACGCACGATGTAGTCGACGTCGCGGGTGAGCAGCGCGTGCGCGTGCAGCGCGACGTTCACCGCGGGCAGCCGGTCCGAGGCCGCCTCGTTGAACAGGTCGTCCACCTCGATGCCCAGCGACTTCGCGACGACCGAGGCGCCCGCGTCGGTCATCCAGGCGTTGCGGCCGTCGGAGTCGGTCTCGTAGTGCAGGCCCAGCCGCAGCCGCCGCACGATGTTCGCGACCTCTTCGTCGGCGTCGGTGTGGTCGATCGACCCGGCCATCACCAGCGGCACGCGTGCCTCGTCGACCAGCACGGAGTCCGCCTCGTCGACGATCGCGATCTCCGGCTCGCCCTGCACCAGGTCGTCGACGTTCGTGACCAGCCGGTCGCGCAGCACGTCGAAGCCGATTTCGGCGACCGCGCCGTAGGTGACCTCGGACGCGTACGCCTGCTTGCGCTCCTCGCGCGAGTGCGACGGCTCGATCCAGCCGACCGAGACCCCGAGCAGGTCGTAGATCGGCTTCATCCACTCGGCGTCACGACGGGCGAGGTAGTCGTTGACCGTGACCACGTGCACCCGCTTGCCGCGCAGCGCGTACCCGGCGGCGGCCAGCGCGCCGGCGAGCGTCTTGCCCTCACCGGTGTCCATCTGGACCACGTGCCCGGTCAGCAGGCCGATCGCGCCGAGCAGCTGCACGTCGAACGCGCGCTCGTCGAGTGCCCGCCTCGCCGCCTCGCGGCCCAGCGCGCAGATCTCGATCAGCTCGTCGTCCCCGGACTTCCCGCCTTCGCGCAGCTCAGCCGCGCGTTCGGTCAGTTCCGCGTCCGAAAGCTTCGCGAGCTCGTCTTCGAGCTTCTCGATCGCCGGAACCAGCGGTTCGTATCGGGTCAGCTCGATGCTGCCCGGCCGCTGAATGATCCGGCGCAGCCGCTTGCCAACCCGGCTGATCAGTGCTGCCACCCCTGGTCTCCTGTCTGTGCTCTCGCTCACCGGCCGACCGACCCGTTCCCACAACGCAGTGGTGGTGCGTTTTGGTTCCGCGACCGGATGGCACGATCAAACCGTGCCCATACCCACCCGCACCAGGTCCCGTTCCCGCCGAGTCGCCGTCGCGCTGCTCGCGCTGGCGCTCAGCGCGTGTTCGCCGGGCACTCCGACCACACCGCCCGCGCCGGAGACCGAGTCACATGGTCCGGTCGGGCCGGTGCCGCCAGGGCTGGACACCTTCTACGCGCAGAGCGTGACCTGGGGCGACTGCGCACCTTACGCGACTTCCAGCGACGCGAAGTCCGCATTCCGGGTGAAGGGCGTCCAGTGCGCGTACCTTTCGGTGCCGCTCGACTACGCGAAACCCGACGGCGACAAGATCCGGCTCGGCCTGCTGCGCCGGAAGGCCACCAAAACGGACAACCGGATCGGCTCGCTGGTCATCAACCCGGGCGGGCCCGGCGCGTCCGGCATGACCGCCGCGGCCGGTCTGGCGAGCAAGGTCAAGGGTGAGCTCGCCGAGCGTTTCGACTTCGTCGGGTTCGACCCGCGTGGCGTCGGCGCCAGCGAACCGCAGGTCAAGTGCCTGACCGACACCGAACGCGACGCGGAGCGCGCCGACGACCTCGAGGCCGACGGTTCACCCGAAGGTGTGGCCAAGCAGGAAGCCGAGGAGAAAGACTTCGCCGCGAAGTGCGCCCAGCGCACCGACAAGGGCGCCGCGATGCTCGCCAACGTCGGCACCCGTGACGTCGCGAAGGACATCGACATCCTCCGCTCGGCGCTCGGCGACAAGAAACTCACCTATTTGGGCTACTCGTACGGCACGCGGATCGGCTCCACGTACGCCGAGACGTTCCCGGCCAACGTCCGCGCGCTGGTGCTCGACGGCGCCGTCGACCCCGAGCAGGACGCCGTCGAATCACTCGTCGGGCAGGGCCGGGGCTTCGGCAAGGCGTTCGACGAATTCGCCAAGTGGTGTGCCGCGCGCCAGGACTGCTCGCTCGCGAAGGACCCCGCGAAGGCGACGAAGGCGTATCAGGACCTCACCCGCCCGCTGATCGACTTCCACGTGCCCGTCGCCGACGGCCGGAAACTGTCGTACGAGGATGCGACGATCGGCACGATCCAGGCGCTCTACGGGAAGGACTTCTGGGAGCCGCTCAACGCGGCGCTGGGCGAACTCAAACTCCAGCGCGGCGAGACGCTCATGAAGCTCGCCGACATGTACAACGAACGCGACGACCAGGGCAAATACCAGGCGACCCAGGACGTCTTCACAGCCGTGCGCTGCGTCGACGACCCGCGTGTCACCGACCCGGAGGTCATCCTCAAGGCACAGCGCGAGTACGTGAAGGTCGCGCCGTTCCTCGATGACGGCCGCCCCGAGTCGGCCGCGCGCGACGCGTGCGCGTTCTGGCCGGTGCCGAACACGATGCAGCCGCACCAGCCGAAGGTCGACGGCCTCGCCCCGACGCTGGTCATCTCGACCACGAACGACCCGGCGACGCCGTACGACGCCGGCGTCAACCTGGCCAAGGGGCTCAAGGGCGGCCTGCTGACCTTCGAGGGCACCCAGCACACGGTCTTTCTGCAGGGCGTGTCGTGCGTCGACAAGGCGGGCACGGACTACCTGGTCAACGGCACTTTGCCCGCGGAAGGCACGCGCTGTTCGGCCGGTTAGCCCGGATCGAACGGACCGGCTGGGATGATCTGCGCGTGATGCTTCCTCGTCGTGTCCTCGCGTCCGCCGCCGTCTGCCTGTTGCTGACGGCTTGCTCGAATGCGCAGGTCGGCACGCCGAACGCGCAGCCGGTGCCGCCGTCGCCTGCGCCCACGCCGGACGCGAAGTCGCTCGAGAAGTACACGACGCAGAAACTCGCGTGGGGCGAATGCGCGGCGTTCGCGGGCGGCGACGCGTCCGCGGAGAAGGTGCTCAAGGACAAGAAGTTCGAATGCGCGCACCTGACCGTGCCGCTCGACTACGCGAAGCCGGACGGCGACGTCATCAAGATCGCGGTGCTCCGGCACCGGGCGAGCAAGCCGGACCAGCGGATCGGCTCACTCGTCACCGACCCGGGCGGTCCCGGCGGGTCCGGCGTGCGCTCGGCGGCCGGGCACGTCCAGCGCGCGCCCGAATCGGACATCGTCCAGCGCTTCGACCTGGTCGGCTTCGATCCGCGCGGTGTCGGCGCGAGCGAGCCCCGCATCAAGTGCCTGACCGACGCGGAGCGCGACGCCGACCGCGCCGAGGACTCCGAAAGTGACAATTCGCCCGCCGGCGTGGCCAAACAGCTCGCCGACGCGAAGGCGTACGCCGACAAGTGCGCCGAGCGGACCGAACACGGCAAGGACATGCTCGCCAACGTCGGCACCCGCGACGTCGTGCGCGATCTGGACATCCTGCGCGCTGCACTCGGCGACGAAAAGCTCACCTACCTCGGCTACTCGTACGGAACGCAGATCGGTTCCGCGTACGCCGAGGCCTATCCGGCCAAGGTGCGCGCGATGGTGCTCGACGGCGCCGTCGACCCGGCACAGGACACCGCCGAGTCACTCGTGCTGCAGATGGCCGGCTTCCAGAACACCTTCAACGAATTCGCGAAGACCTGTGTGACCAGGCCGGACTGCGCGCTCGGCAAAGATGCGGCCGGTGCGACGAAGGCGTTCCAAGACCTGGTCAAGCCGTTGATCACGAAGCCGGTCCAGGTCGGCGCCCGCAAGCTTTCGTTCGAAGACGCCATCACGGGCACCCTCGCCGCGCTCTACAGCCAGGCCGCGTGGGGCTTCCTCAACGAAGGCCTCGCCAACCTCACCCGCGGCAACGGCCAGAACCTGATCCAGCTCGCCGATTCGTACTACGACCGCGGCCAGGACGGCACCTACGCCGGGATCATCGACGTCTACTACGCCGTGCGCTGCGTCGACAGCCCGCGCGTCACCGATCGCGCGAAAATCGATTCCGCGCACCAGCGCATGCTCCAGGGCGCGCCGATACTCGACGGCGGCACCCCGGACATGACCGAACTCGACATCTGCGCGGCCTGGCCGGTGCCCGCGACCTCGCAGCCGCACACCCCGAAGGCCGACGGGCTCGCCCCGACGCTCGTCATCTCCACGACCAACGACCCGGCGACGCCATATCAAGCAGGCGTGAATCTCGCGAAGGCGCTGGGCGGCCGCCTGCTCACCTTCGAAGGCGCCCAGCACACGGTCTACCTGCAGGGAAACCAGTGCGTGGACAAAGCCGCGTCGGCGTACCTGATCGACGGAACGCTGCCCGCCGACGGCATTCGCTGCTAACGCCAGGTCAGCCCGAGCTCGAGCATCACGGGGCCCCGGTGCGCCGCGACCTCGGGCACCTGGACCCACATCCGGGTGAGCTCGTGCGACGGCGTGTCCGCGACCCAGATCTTCGCGATCACGTCGGCCTGGATACCAGGGATCAGGGCCGAGATCGTCGCGCGCGGGATCTTCCCGCCGATCCGGTACGCGAGCGTCCCGCCCGGGTTTTCGCGGCCTTCCGTGCGCAGGTCCGTCGCGCTGGTGAGCAGCGCGCGCAGGCGTGCCACGACCATGTCCGGCCGATACGTGGCGGGCATTTCGGTCCGCACCCCGGCTTGATCGGTCGTCTGTAGCTTTTCGCCGGAAAGCACATAGTCGAGCTGCTGCCGCTGCGAGGACACCTGCAGGTCGGCGTGCCCGCGCGCGGAACCGTCCGCCGCGACCTCGCCGTCGATCTTCCGCACGCCGAATCCCGGGATCTCGCCGCTGACCCCGAGCGCGAACCGCACGGCGCGCTGACCTCGCAACGTCGCGGCCGACTCGGTCACCAGCCGAGTCCCGTCAGGCAGCGGGCCACTGGTGTCGAACGTCGCGGTGCAACCGCTGATCAGGCAGGCGACCAGCACGAACACTGGCCCGAAAGTGCGGCGAAGCATGAGGCAAAGCCTAGACTCGTGGCCGGATCCTTGCGCATAGTGGCTCTCCAGCCACTTTCGCGGGTTTTCACCCCGAACGAAACTCGATGCCGTGCAGCTGACCACTTCGCGCCCCAAGGTCCACCGAGCGTGGATCATCGCGGGCGCCGCGTTCTTCGCCTTGCTCGCCGCCGCGGGCTTCCGCGCCGCGCCCGGCGTGCTCATCGATCCGCTCCACGAGGAATTCGGCTGGTCACGGGCGACGATCGCGTCCGCCGTCTCCGTCAACCTCGTGCTCTACGGCCTGTTCTCGCCGTTCGCGGCCGCGCTCATGGAGCGGTTCGGCATGCGCCGGGTCGTCGCGACCGCGTTGTTCGTCGTCGCGATCGGCGCAGGCGGCACGGTGTTCATGACCGCCAGCTGGCAGCTGATCCTCTGCTGGGGCGTGCTCGTCGGCGTCGGCACCGGCTCGATGGCGATGAGCTTCGCCGCGACCGTCGCCGCGCGCTGGTTCGTGCGCAGCCGGGGCACGGTCACCGGCATCCTGACCGCCGCGGGCGCCACCGGGCAGCTGATCTTCCTGCCGATCGTCGCGAAACTCGCGATCGGCGAAGGCTGGCGCACCGCGTCGCTGGTCATCGCGATCGCCGCGCTGGCCGTGGTCCCGCTGGTGCTGCTGGCGATCCGAGATCACCCATCCGATCTGGGCATCGGTCCCTATGGCGTGGACGAGCCTGCCGAAGTGCCCGAGCGCAGGCCCGGATCGGCCAAACGCGCGTTGACCGTGTTGTTCTCGGCCGCCCGTACCCGCACGTTCTGGTTGCTCGCCATCGGCTTCGCGATCTGCGGCGCGACCACCAACGGCCTGGTCAGCACCCACTTCGTGCCGGCAGCGCACGATCACGGCATGCCGCAGACGACCGCGGCCGGGCTGCTCGCGCTGGTCGGGATCTTCGACGTGTTCGGCACCATCGCGTCCGGCTGGCTGACCGACCGCGTCGATCCCCGCATCCTTCTCGGCGTTTATTACGCGCTTCGCGGCATCTCACTGGCGCTGCTGCCGGGGCTGCTCAGCGACTCCGTCGAGATGAGCACCTGGGCGTTCATCATCTTCTACGGCCTCGACTGGGTGGCGACCGTGCCGCCGACGGTCGCGCTCTGCGTCCGCCAATTCGGTGAAGCGGGCCCGATCGTGTTCGGCTGGGTCTTCGCGTCACATCAGCTCGGCGCGGCGATCGCGGCGTTCGGCGCCGGCGCCATCCGCGATCATTTCGGTGACTACGCCGTTGCCTGGTACATCGCCGCCGGCCTGGCGATTCTCGGCTCGCTGGCGTCTATTTCGATTCGGAAGGCGAACACGTCAGTGGCCGTCGGAGTGTCGTGAAACATGCCGTTAACAAGTGCCCTCTAGGGTGCGGCCATGGATCGCCAGCAGGAGTTCGTGCTGCGCACTTTGGAAGAGCGCGACATCCGATTTGTCCGTCTTTGGTTCACCGACGTGCTCGGTTTCCTCAAGTCAGTGGCGGTCGCACCCGCTGAACTCGAGGGCGCCTTCACCGAAGGGATCGGCTTCGACGGCTCCGCCATCGAAGGCTTCGCACGGGTGGCCGAGTCGGACATGGTCGCCAAGCCGGACCCGGCGACCTTCCAGGTCCTGCCTTGGGAGACCCCCGACGGCGGCCCCTACTCGGCGCGCATGTTCTGCGACATCACGATGCCCGACGGCTCGCCCTCCTGGGCCGACCCGCGGCACGTGCTGCGCCGCCAGCTCTCGAAGGCCGCCGAAGCCGG encodes:
- a CDS encoding MFS transporter, whose protein sequence is MQLTTSRPKVHRAWIIAGAAFFALLAAAGFRAAPGVLIDPLHEEFGWSRATIASAVSVNLVLYGLFSPFAAALMERFGMRRVVATALFVVAIGAGGTVFMTASWQLILCWGVLVGVGTGSMAMSFAATVAARWFVRSRGTVTGILTAAGATGQLIFLPIVAKLAIGEGWRTASLVIAIAALAVVPLVLLAIRDHPSDLGIGPYGVDEPAEVPERRPGSAKRALTVLFSAARTRTFWLLAIGFAICGATTNGLVSTHFVPAAHDHGMPQTTAAGLLALVGIFDVFGTIASGWLTDRVDPRILLGVYYALRGISLALLPGLLSDSVEMSTWAFIIFYGLDWVATVPPTVALCVRQFGEAGPIVFGWVFASHQLGAAIAAFGAGAIRDHFGDYAVAWYIAAGLAILGSLASISIRKANTSVAVGVS